The following proteins come from a genomic window of Achromobacter deleyi:
- a CDS encoding indolepyruvate ferredoxin oxidoreductase family protein has translation MNAPLTPALRAALESVQLDDKYTLESGRAWMSGIHALVRLPMMQRLRDLRAGLNTAGFVSGYRGSPLGGVDQNMWKAAKYLKAHHVEFQPGINEDLAATAVWGTQQVNLFPGARYDGVFGMWYGKGPGVDRCGDVFKHANAAGTSPHGGVLVVAGDDHPAKSSTLPHQSDHILKACMIPALFPSSVQEVLDYGLHGWAMSRYAGVWVGMKCITDIVEVSASVDVDPYRVRIVLPGDFQLPPDGLNIRIPDTPLQQEARLLDYKLYAALAYARANNLNRELWQVPARDARFGIMTSGKAYLDTRQALSDLGLSEAVCQRIGLRLFKVGMVWPLESTGMAQFADGLDEILVVEEKRQVLEYQLKEELFSWIGSGKKIPRVVGKFDDKDGGEWSVPQGNWLLPAHYEFSPAMVAKAIAARLLRFELPADVRAGIEARLAFIAGREQALARPRVVEDRKPWFCSGCPHNTSTRVPDGSRGMAGIGCHYMVTWMGRNTQVYTQMGGEGVPWLGQAPFTEEKHVFANLGDGTYFHSGLLAIRAAVAAKAPITYKILFNDAVAMTGGQPVDGPISVPMISRQVAAEGIDRIVVVTDEPEKYQGMAGMAPGVPVKHRDELDAVMRELREHPGVSVLIYDQTCATEKRRRRKRGAYPDPARRVVINERVCEGCGDCSQKSHCLSVEPLETEFGRKRAINQSSCNKDFSCLKGFCPSFVTVEGGKLRKPRALAPEGAVDDEVPQPALPALAQAYGVFIAGVGGTGVVTIGQLLGMAAHLEGKGCSVLDMAGLAQKGGAVYSHVVLAQTPDHLMNTRVAMGEADLMLAGDLVVATSADAMARLRPGRSRALLNSDTAPTAAFVTNPDWTLPGANLTADLQAACGKDNLHTVDASALAVGLLGDAIYSNPLMMGYAYQKGWLPLSRESLLRAIELNGQQVPNNLAAFAWGRRAAHDLAGVTRLLANGGAPAHPEGIIEIRRPRAASPVVELKKPAGELERLVETRRAFLTQYQDAAYARQYTDLVDKVAHAEHEATGTQRLALAVARYYFKLLAYKDEYEVARLYTDGEFLKRIGEQFEGDWKLRFHLAPPLFARRGPDGHLVKKAYGPGMLRVFRLLARCKRLRGTRLDPFGYTRERRAERELAREYRETLTAILSKLNRGNLDRAVALASVPEEIRGYGHVKEAAMEKAAARREALLKDFSANVVSIGGVRAA, from the coding sequence ATGAATGCCCCCCTCACGCCCGCGCTGCGCGCGGCGCTCGAATCCGTCCAGCTGGACGACAAATACACCCTGGAAAGCGGCCGCGCCTGGATGAGCGGCATCCATGCCCTGGTGCGCCTGCCGATGATGCAGCGGCTGCGCGACCTGCGCGCCGGGCTGAACACGGCCGGGTTCGTGTCGGGCTACCGGGGCTCGCCGCTGGGCGGGGTCGACCAGAACATGTGGAAGGCGGCCAAGTACCTGAAGGCGCACCACGTCGAGTTCCAGCCGGGCATCAACGAGGATCTGGCGGCCACCGCGGTGTGGGGCACGCAGCAGGTCAATCTGTTTCCCGGCGCCAGGTACGACGGCGTGTTCGGCATGTGGTACGGCAAGGGGCCGGGCGTGGACCGCTGCGGCGACGTGTTCAAGCATGCCAACGCCGCCGGCACCTCGCCGCATGGCGGCGTGCTGGTGGTGGCCGGCGACGACCATCCGGCCAAGTCGTCGACGCTGCCGCATCAGAGCGACCACATCCTCAAGGCCTGCATGATCCCGGCGCTGTTCCCGTCGAGCGTGCAGGAGGTGCTGGACTACGGCCTGCACGGCTGGGCCATGAGCCGCTATGCCGGGGTCTGGGTCGGCATGAAATGCATCACCGACATCGTCGAGGTGTCGGCCTCGGTGGACGTGGATCCGTACCGCGTGCGGATCGTGCTGCCCGGGGATTTCCAGCTGCCGCCGGACGGCCTGAACATCCGCATCCCGGACACGCCCCTGCAGCAGGAGGCGCGGCTGCTGGACTACAAGCTGTACGCGGCGCTGGCCTACGCCCGCGCCAACAATCTGAACCGCGAGCTGTGGCAGGTGCCGGCGCGCGACGCGCGCTTCGGCATCATGACCTCGGGCAAGGCCTACCTGGACACGCGCCAGGCGCTGTCCGACCTGGGGCTGAGCGAGGCGGTGTGCCAGCGCATCGGCCTGCGGCTGTTCAAGGTCGGCATGGTGTGGCCGCTGGAATCCACCGGCATGGCGCAATTCGCCGACGGCCTGGACGAGATCCTGGTGGTCGAGGAAAAGCGCCAGGTGCTGGAATACCAGTTGAAGGAAGAACTGTTCAGCTGGATCGGCAGCGGCAAGAAGATCCCGCGCGTGGTCGGCAAGTTCGACGACAAGGACGGCGGCGAGTGGTCGGTGCCGCAGGGCAACTGGCTGCTGCCGGCGCACTACGAGTTTTCGCCGGCGATGGTGGCCAAGGCCATCGCCGCGCGCCTGCTGCGCTTCGAGCTGCCGGCGGACGTGCGCGCCGGCATCGAGGCGCGGCTGGCCTTCATTGCCGGCCGCGAACAGGCGCTGGCGCGGCCGCGCGTGGTGGAGGACCGCAAGCCGTGGTTCTGTTCGGGCTGTCCGCACAATACCTCGACGCGGGTGCCGGACGGCTCGCGCGGCATGGCCGGCATCGGCTGCCACTACATGGTGACCTGGATGGGCCGCAATACCCAGGTCTACACGCAGATGGGCGGCGAGGGCGTGCCGTGGCTGGGGCAGGCGCCGTTCACCGAAGAGAAGCACGTGTTCGCCAACCTCGGCGACGGCACCTACTTCCATTCGGGCCTGCTGGCGATCCGCGCGGCGGTGGCGGCCAAGGCGCCGATCACCTACAAGATCCTGTTCAACGACGCGGTGGCCATGACCGGCGGGCAGCCGGTGGATGGCCCCATCAGCGTGCCGATGATCAGCCGCCAGGTGGCGGCCGAGGGCATCGACAGGATCGTGGTGGTGACCGACGAGCCGGAAAAGTACCAGGGCATGGCCGGCATGGCGCCGGGCGTGCCGGTGAAACACCGCGACGAGCTGGACGCGGTGATGCGCGAATTGCGCGAACACCCCGGCGTGTCGGTGCTGATCTATGACCAGACCTGTGCCACCGAGAAGCGCCGCCGCCGCAAGCGCGGCGCCTATCCCGACCCGGCGCGGCGCGTGGTCATCAACGAACGCGTGTGCGAAGGCTGCGGCGACTGTTCGCAGAAATCGCACTGCCTGTCGGTGGAGCCGCTGGAGACCGAGTTCGGCCGCAAGCGCGCCATCAACCAGTCCAGCTGCAACAAGGACTTCTCCTGTCTGAAGGGCTTCTGCCCCAGCTTCGTCACGGTGGAAGGCGGCAAGCTCAGGAAGCCGCGCGCGCTGGCGCCGGAAGGCGCGGTCGACGACGAGGTGCCGCAACCGGCGTTGCCGGCGCTGGCGCAGGCCTATGGCGTGTTCATCGCCGGCGTGGGCGGCACCGGCGTGGTCACCATCGGCCAGCTGCTGGGCATGGCCGCGCACCTGGAAGGCAAGGGCTGTTCGGTGTTGGACATGGCCGGCCTGGCGCAGAAGGGCGGCGCGGTCTATTCGCACGTGGTGCTGGCGCAGACGCCGGACCACTTGATGAATACGCGCGTGGCGATGGGCGAGGCCGACCTGATGCTGGCCGGCGACCTGGTGGTGGCGACCAGCGCCGACGCCATGGCGCGGCTGCGCCCGGGCCGCTCGCGCGCGCTGCTCAACAGCGACACCGCGCCCACCGCGGCATTCGTGACCAACCCCGACTGGACGCTGCCGGGCGCCAACCTGACGGCCGACCTGCAGGCCGCCTGTGGCAAGGACAACCTGCACACCGTGGATGCGTCGGCGCTGGCCGTGGGCCTGCTGGGCGACGCCATCTATTCCAACCCGCTGATGATGGGCTACGCCTACCAGAAGGGCTGGCTGCCGCTGTCGCGCGAGTCGTTGCTGCGCGCCATCGAACTGAACGGCCAGCAGGTGCCCAACAACCTGGCCGCCTTCGCCTGGGGACGCCGCGCCGCGCATGACCTGGCCGGCGTCACGCGCCTCTTGGCCAATGGCGGCGCGCCGGCGCACCCGGAGGGCATCATCGAGATCCGCCGTCCGCGCGCGGCCAGCCCGGTGGTGGAACTGAAGAAGCCGGCCGGCGAACTGGAGCGCCTGGTCGAGACGCGCCGCGCGTTCCTGACGCAGTACCAGGACGCGGCCTACGCCAGGCAGTACACCGACCTGGTGGACAAGGTGGCGCACGCCGAGCACGAGGCCACCGGCACCCAGCGCCTGGCGCTGGCGGTGGCGCGCTACTACTTCAAGCTGCTGGCCTACAAGGACGAATACGAGGTGGCGCGGCTGTACACCGACGGCGAATTCCTCAAGCGCATCGGCGAGCAGTTCGAGGGCGACTGGAAGCTGCGCTTCCACCTGGCGCCGCCGCTGTTCGCGCGCCGCGGCCCGGACGGCCACCTGGTCAAGAAGGCCTACGGCCCCGGCATGCTGCGGGTGTTTCGCCTGCTGGCGCGCTGCAAGCGCCTGCGCGGCACGCGGCTGGACCCGTTCGGCTACACCCGCGAACGCCGCGCCGAGCGCGAGCTGGCGCGCGAGTACCGCGAAACGCTGACCGCGATCCTGTCCAAGCTCAACCGCGGCAACCTCGACCGCGCGGTGGCGCTGGCCAGCGTGCCGGAAGAGATCCGCGGCTATGGCCACGTGAAGGAGGCGGCCATGGAAAAGGCCGCCGCGCGGCGCGAGGCCCTGCTCAAGGACTTCAGCGCCAACGTGGTGTCGATCGGGGGCGTGCGGGCGGCGTAG
- a CDS encoding amino acid ABC transporter substrate-binding protein — MKVLKLAAIGTALFAASAAANAGATFDNVKKKGFVQCGVSTGIPGFSIADSKGEYKGLDVDLCRAVAATMFGDASKFKVTPLNTQQRFTALQSGEIDVLTRNTTVTLTRDTTLGLIGVGVNYYDSQGVMVSKDLNVKSAKELNGATICVQPGTTTELNLADWFRGQKIEFKPVVIDKYDEIIRAFSAGRCDAFTTDKSQLASTRTTLENPDKFIILPEDFSKEPLGPMVRQGDEQWFNVVRWSLNAMLEAEEYGITKANVDEMTKSTNPNIQRILGVTPGMGKNLGVDDKWAYNIIKQVGNYGESFEATLGKSSAMKLDRGLNASYKQGGLMYGWPVR, encoded by the coding sequence ATGAAAGTACTGAAACTCGCTGCCATTGGCACCGCCCTGTTCGCTGCGTCCGCGGCTGCCAATGCAGGTGCGACCTTCGATAACGTCAAGAAGAAAGGGTTTGTCCAATGCGGCGTTTCGACCGGCATCCCGGGCTTCTCGATCGCGGACAGCAAGGGTGAATACAAGGGCCTGGACGTGGACCTGTGCCGCGCCGTCGCCGCCACCATGTTCGGCGACGCCAGCAAGTTCAAGGTCACGCCGCTGAACACGCAGCAGCGCTTCACCGCCCTGCAGTCGGGCGAAATCGACGTGCTGACCCGCAACACCACCGTCACGCTGACGCGCGACACCACCCTGGGCCTGATCGGCGTGGGCGTGAACTACTACGACAGCCAGGGCGTCATGGTCTCGAAGGACCTGAACGTCAAGAGCGCCAAGGAACTGAACGGCGCCACCATCTGCGTGCAGCCCGGTACCACCACCGAGTTGAACCTGGCCGACTGGTTCCGTGGCCAGAAGATCGAATTCAAGCCCGTCGTGATCGACAAGTACGACGAAATCATCCGCGCCTTCTCGGCCGGCCGTTGCGACGCCTTCACGACCGACAAGTCGCAGCTGGCCTCGACCCGCACCACGCTGGAGAATCCGGACAAGTTCATCATCCTGCCGGAAGACTTCTCCAAGGAGCCGCTGGGCCCCATGGTGCGCCAGGGCGACGAGCAATGGTTCAACGTGGTCCGCTGGTCGCTGAACGCGATGCTGGAAGCCGAGGAATACGGCATCACCAAGGCCAACGTCGATGAAATGACCAAGAGCACCAACCCCAACATCCAGCGCATCCTGGGCGTGACCCCGGGCATGGGCAAGAACCTGGGCGTGGACGACAAGTGGGCCTACAACATCATCAAGCAGGTCGGCAACTACGGCGAAAGCTTCGAAGCCACGCTCGGCAAGAGCAGCGCGATGAAGCTGGACCGCGGCCTGAACGCCAGCTATAAGCAAGGTGGCTTGATGTACGGCTGGCCGGTGCGCTAA
- the mutY gene encoding A/G-specific adenine glycosylase, which translates to MDFAPRIVAWQRQHGRHDLPWQNTRDPYRIWLSEIMLQQTQVATVIPYYERFLQRFPDVAALAAAAQEDVMPYWAGLGYYARARNLHRCAQEIARDWNGRFPPTAEAIATLPGIGRSTAAAIAAFAYGERSPILDGNVKRVFTRQFGIAGDPAKREIEQRLWALADAQVEAAPDLDMAAYTQGLMDLGATLCTRGKPACERCPVADTCVARREGRQAELPTPKARKAIPERETAMLVLQWRGAYLLQQRPEPGIWGGLWSLPEFDVAGDPGAASRALGLEPERHSALAAFSHTFTHYRLHVRPWWVEVRAASLRDGHPPTRWVAPDDLAATALPAPVKKLLLGLAQANAAHGTLF; encoded by the coding sequence ATGGACTTCGCCCCTCGCATCGTCGCCTGGCAACGCCAGCACGGCCGCCACGATCTTCCCTGGCAAAACACCCGGGATCCCTACCGCATCTGGCTCTCCGAGATCATGCTGCAGCAGACGCAGGTGGCCACGGTGATCCCCTACTACGAACGCTTCCTGCAACGCTTCCCCGACGTCGCCGCGCTGGCCGCCGCCGCCCAGGAAGACGTGATGCCCTACTGGGCCGGCCTGGGTTACTACGCCCGCGCCCGCAACCTGCACCGCTGCGCCCAGGAAATCGCGCGCGACTGGAACGGCCGCTTCCCGCCCACCGCCGAAGCCATCGCCACCCTGCCCGGCATCGGCCGCTCGACCGCCGCCGCCATCGCCGCCTTCGCCTACGGCGAGCGCTCGCCGATTCTCGACGGCAACGTCAAGCGCGTCTTCACCCGCCAATTCGGCATCGCCGGCGACCCCGCCAAGCGCGAGATCGAACAGCGCCTGTGGGCCCTGGCCGACGCCCAGGTCGAGGCCGCGCCCGACCTGGACATGGCCGCCTACACGCAAGGCCTGATGGACCTGGGCGCCACCCTCTGTACCCGCGGCAAGCCGGCCTGTGAGCGCTGCCCGGTCGCCGACACCTGCGTCGCCAGGCGCGAAGGCCGCCAGGCCGAACTGCCTACGCCCAAGGCGCGCAAGGCGATTCCGGAACGCGAGACCGCGATGCTGGTGCTGCAATGGCGCGGCGCCTATCTGCTGCAGCAACGGCCCGAACCGGGCATCTGGGGCGGGCTGTGGAGCCTGCCGGAATTCGACGTGGCCGGCGACCCCGGCGCCGCGTCGCGGGCCCTGGGGCTGGAGCCGGAACGGCACAGCGCCCTGGCGGCGTTCTCGCATACCTTCACGCACTACCGGCTGCATGTCCGGCCCTGGTGGGTCGAGGTGCGCGCGGCCAGCCTGCGCGACGGCCATCCGCCCACGCGCTGGGTCGCGCCCGACGACCTGGCGGCCACGGCGCTGCCGGCGCCGGTGAAGAAGCTGCTGCTGGGACTGGCGCAGGCCAACGCGGCGCACGGCACGCTGTTCTGA
- a CDS encoding TetR/AcrR family transcriptional regulator — protein sequence MTEPSTKGTLKGEALRSAILDAAATLFIERGTGGTSIQDIAETLGLSRTAVYYYFKSKDAILRALTEEVLNTARKLAGETVARDDLDPVQALGALVARHADLILSRPAEFRVADRTEGDMTPKQRAALQAARRSLLENFSAVIEKGVRDGQFRMVDPHIAAVSLIGMCNWSAWWYKPDGRLSRAEVSAIMADMAVRSLLRDEARRPRSPDVSESLRLLREDLAYLEKLVLPDAPADREPG from the coding sequence GTGACCGAACCAAGCACCAAGGGAACCCTGAAGGGCGAAGCGCTGCGCAGCGCCATACTCGATGCCGCGGCGACGCTGTTCATCGAGCGCGGCACCGGCGGCACCAGCATCCAGGACATCGCCGAGACCCTGGGCTTGAGCCGCACCGCGGTCTATTACTACTTCAAGAGCAAGGACGCGATCCTGCGGGCCTTGACCGAGGAAGTCCTGAACACGGCGCGCAAGCTGGCCGGCGAAACCGTGGCCCGCGACGATCTGGATCCGGTGCAGGCGCTGGGGGCCCTGGTGGCCCGGCACGCCGACCTGATCCTGTCGCGTCCGGCGGAATTCCGCGTGGCCGACCGCACCGAGGGCGACATGACCCCCAAGCAGCGCGCGGCGCTGCAGGCGGCGCGGCGCAGCCTGCTGGAAAACTTCAGCGCGGTCATCGAGAAAGGGGTGCGGGACGGCCAGTTCCGGATGGTGGATCCGCACATCGCGGCGGTCAGCCTGATCGGCATGTGCAACTGGTCGGCCTGGTGGTACAAGCCTGACGGCCGGCTCAGTCGCGCCGAGGTGTCGGCCATCATGGCGGACATGGCGGTGCGTTCACTGCTGCGCGACGAGGCGCGGCGGCCGCGCAGCCCCGACGTGAGCGAATCGCTGCGCCTGCTGCGCGAAGACCTGGCCTACCTGGAGAAGCTGGTCCTGCCGGACGCGCCGGCGGACCGCGAGCCCGGCTAG
- the cheD gene encoding chemoreceptor glutamine deamidase CheD, with protein sequence MVARLEARATRHYFDSAFQSQAVKVLPNEYYVTDEDIMISTVLGSCVAACIHDPVTGVGGMNHFMLPEGDMQSPASATMRYGAFAMEVLINELLKAGASRDRLEAKVFGGGAVLSAMQQMNIGERNGQFVLNYLRTEGIPVKAQDLGDVHARRINYFPRDGRVMVRKMAPHHQRAEEIIAKREQAAAESVQAKTHSPPRVERFARPGVERFDRPAARPGVERFDRPGVERFDRPGVERFDRPATRPGVERFDSGVTRRRKPETAGS encoded by the coding sequence ATGGTCGCCCGTCTTGAAGCCCGTGCGACGCGCCATTACTTCGATAGCGCGTTCCAGTCTCAGGCGGTGAAGGTACTCCCCAACGAGTACTACGTCACCGACGAAGACATCATGATCTCGACCGTGCTCGGGTCGTGCGTGGCCGCCTGCATCCACGATCCCGTCACCGGCGTGGGCGGCATGAACCACTTCATGCTGCCCGAGGGCGACATGCAGTCGCCCGCCTCGGCCACCATGCGCTATGGCGCCTTCGCCATGGAAGTCCTGATCAACGAACTGCTCAAGGCCGGCGCGTCGCGCGACCGCCTCGAGGCCAAGGTGTTCGGCGGCGGCGCGGTGCTCTCCGCCATGCAGCAGATGAACATCGGCGAACGCAACGGCCAGTTCGTGCTGAACTACCTGCGCACGGAAGGCATTCCGGTCAAGGCGCAGGACCTGGGCGACGTGCATGCGCGCCGCATCAACTACTTCCCGCGCGATGGCCGCGTGATGGTCCGCAAGATGGCGCCGCACCACCAGCGCGCCGAAGAGATCATCGCCAAGCGCGAACAGGCCGCCGCCGAAAGCGTGCAGGCCAAGACCCACAGCCCGCCGCGGGTCGAACGCTTCGCGCGGCCCGGCGTGGAACGCTTTGACCGCCCCGCCGCCCGTCCGGGCGTGGAACGTTTCGATCGCCCCGGCGTCGAGCGTTTCGACCGGCCGGGAGTCGAACGCTTCGACCGTCCCGCCACGCGTCCCGGCGTGGAACGCTTCGACAGCGGCGTCACCCGCCGCCGCAAGCCGGAAACCGCGGGCAGCTGA
- a CDS encoding cell division protein FtsX — protein sequence MNAWLRQHRYALMVTLRRLVKQPFSSLANLLVMALALALPLLGSAILVSVQPVARQMSVTPEVTVFLRVDAPAGAAADIAKRIQGEYANDVRAVRVVGRDDALADLRANPAWQQALAVLPGNPLPDAVVVTLSEGEDLAGRADKLAQAWKQWNQVDLVQLDSAWVQRLEAILRFARIGLGFLAACVAVVVLATVFNTVRMQALSQREEIAVARLVGATESFVRRPFLYLGALSGALASLLAIGVAAVALSPLNNALLGLARSYGAEFALHLPGAPALLAAIVASAALGALSARWSVTRSTRF from the coding sequence ATGAACGCCTGGCTGCGGCAGCATCGCTATGCGCTCATGGTCACCCTGCGCCGGCTGGTCAAGCAGCCGTTCTCGTCGCTCGCCAACCTGCTGGTGATGGCGCTGGCGCTGGCCCTGCCGCTGCTGGGCAGCGCCATCCTGGTGTCGGTGCAGCCGGTGGCGCGGCAGATGTCGGTCACCCCCGAAGTCACCGTCTTCCTGCGGGTCGACGCGCCGGCTGGCGCCGCCGCCGACATCGCCAAGCGCATCCAGGGCGAGTACGCCAACGACGTGCGCGCGGTGCGCGTGGTCGGTCGCGACGACGCCCTGGCCGACCTGCGCGCCAACCCCGCCTGGCAGCAGGCGCTGGCCGTGCTGCCAGGCAACCCCCTGCCCGACGCGGTGGTGGTGACCCTGTCCGAAGGCGAAGACCTGGCCGGCCGCGCCGACAAGCTGGCGCAGGCCTGGAAACAATGGAACCAGGTGGACCTGGTGCAACTGGACAGCGCCTGGGTCCAGCGGCTGGAGGCCATCCTGCGCTTCGCCCGCATCGGCCTGGGCTTCCTGGCCGCCTGCGTGGCGGTGGTGGTGCTGGCCACGGTGTTCAACACCGTGCGCATGCAGGCCCTGTCGCAGCGCGAGGAAATCGCGGTGGCGCGGCTGGTGGGCGCCACCGAGTCGTTCGTGCGGCGGCCGTTCCTGTATCTGGGCGCGCTGTCCGGCGCCCTGGCCTCGCTGCTGGCCATTGGCGTGGCGGCGGTGGCGCTGTCGCCGCTGAACAACGCCCTGCTCGGCCTGGCCCGCAGCTATGGGGCGGAATTCGCCCTGCATCTGCCCGGCGCCCCCGCGTTGCTGGCAGCCATCGTCGCCTCGGCCGCCCTGGGCGCGTTGTCGGCCCGCTGGTCCGTGACCCGCAGCACGCGCTTCTAA
- a CDS encoding GlxA family transcriptional regulator: MKSVAILVFPGVQSLDVSGPLDVFAEANRFLLPARQYRMELIGLTRGAVPCSNGMLLTPQRHYAEVADAPDLLLAAGGPGLPAARESDEALAWLRAACARAERYGSICNGVFLLARAGLPAGAMVTTHWNDAPALAARYPDLRVETDRLYAQDGRLHTSAGVTAGIDLALYLVAQDHGPEVALNVAKRLVVFMQRAGGQSQFSPFLTPFVEETSAVAQVQQYVLGHLADDLGVDALAAVANMSRRNFSRVFLRDAGVTPADFVESVRVDAARARLERASAPLKTVAFDCGFRDARHLREVFQRRLGVSPSQYRASFGC; encoded by the coding sequence ATGAAATCCGTCGCCATCCTCGTGTTTCCCGGCGTGCAGTCGCTGGACGTCAGCGGACCGCTGGACGTGTTCGCCGAGGCCAACCGCTTCCTGCTGCCCGCGCGCCAGTACCGGATGGAACTGATCGGCCTGACGCGCGGCGCGGTGCCCTGTTCCAACGGCATGCTGCTGACGCCGCAGCGCCACTACGCCGAGGTCGCGGACGCGCCCGACCTGCTGCTGGCCGCCGGCGGCCCGGGCCTGCCGGCGGCGCGGGAATCGGACGAGGCGCTGGCCTGGCTGCGCGCGGCCTGCGCGCGGGCCGAGCGCTATGGGTCGATCTGCAATGGCGTCTTCCTGCTGGCGCGCGCCGGCCTGCCCGCGGGCGCCATGGTCACCACCCACTGGAACGATGCGCCGGCGCTGGCGGCGCGCTATCCGGACCTGCGGGTCGAGACCGACCGCCTGTACGCGCAGGACGGCCGCCTGCACACGTCGGCGGGGGTGACCGCCGGCATCGACCTGGCGCTGTACCTGGTGGCGCAGGACCACGGGCCGGAGGTGGCATTGAACGTGGCCAAGCGGCTGGTGGTGTTCATGCAGCGCGCCGGCGGGCAATCGCAGTTCAGCCCGTTCCTCACGCCCTTCGTCGAGGAGACCTCGGCGGTGGCGCAGGTGCAGCAGTACGTGCTGGGGCATCTGGCCGACGACCTCGGCGTGGACGCGCTGGCGGCGGTGGCCAACATGAGCCGCCGCAACTTCTCTCGGGTGTTCCTGCGGGATGCGGGCGTCACGCCGGCGGATTTCGTCGAAAGCGTCCGGGTGGATGCGGCCCGCGCGCGGCTGGAGCGCGCGTCGGCGCCGCTCAAGACCGTGGCGTTTGATTGCGGCTTCCGTGATGCGCGGCACCTGCGCGAGGTGTTCCAGCGGCGGCTGGGCGTGTCGCCCAGCCAGTACCGCGCCAGCTTCGGCTGCTGA
- a CDS encoding cell division ATP-binding protein FtsE encodes MIEFQHVFKSYGRGRNILADINFRVSAGEFVFVSGPSGAGKSTLLKLIGGLEPASRGSIQVNGQRLDKLPARARPYLRRAVGVILQDTHLLFDRSAFENVMLPLAVTGHPGDSAAARARAALDKVGLSGKEDLNPIELSGGEQQRLAIARAIVNRPAILIADEPTANLDHDNAQRIMNVFRDFNRVGVTTLIASHDQELMARYATRTLRIDPGKFADSHGAATPPADAGHGNAGEPA; translated from the coding sequence ATGATCGAATTCCAGCACGTATTCAAATCGTATGGCCGCGGCCGCAATATCCTGGCCGACATCAACTTCCGCGTGAGCGCGGGAGAGTTCGTTTTCGTGTCCGGGCCATCCGGCGCCGGCAAGTCGACCCTGCTCAAGCTGATCGGCGGGCTCGAGCCCGCCAGCCGCGGCTCGATCCAGGTCAACGGCCAGCGGCTCGACAAGCTGCCCGCCCGCGCCCGGCCCTACCTGCGCCGCGCCGTCGGCGTGATCCTGCAGGACACGCACCTGCTGTTCGATCGCAGCGCGTTTGAAAACGTGATGCTGCCCCTGGCGGTCACCGGCCATCCCGGCGACTCGGCCGCTGCCCGCGCCCGCGCCGCGCTGGACAAGGTCGGCCTGTCGGGCAAGGAAGATCTCAACCCCATCGAGCTGTCGGGCGGCGAGCAGCAGCGCCTGGCGATCGCGCGCGCCATCGTCAACCGGCCCGCCATCCTGATCGCCGACGAACCCACCGCCAACCTCGACCACGACAACGCGCAGCGCATCATGAATGTGTTCCGCGACTTCAACCGCGTCGGCGTCACCACGCTGATCGCCTCGCACGACCAGGAACTCATGGCGCGCTACGCCACCCGCACCCTGCGCATCGACCCCGGCAAGTTCGCCGACTCGCACGGCGCCGCCACGCCCCCGGCCGACGCCGGCCACGGCAACGCCGGAGAACCGGCATGA
- a CDS encoding M24 family metallopeptidase, with translation MQTPASDPSERVGPAFSVDGMLLARNKTRQAIEDIAARIRPGMIEEDAVAMAKQTLIDAGLALSWHPTRVRFGANTMKAMRQASAPGVALGEHDIFFLDIAPRLDAWEGDGGKSYVVGDDPGQARCARDAEALFHDVRGVWLREQLSGQALYAYADRQARAMGWELNFDLPGHRVSDFPHAAIHTGSLADLAISPSAMRWILEIHLRDPQGRYGAFFEDMLLDDAHYPA, from the coding sequence ATGCAAACGCCCGCCTCCGACCCCAGCGAACGCGTCGGTCCCGCCTTTTCCGTCGACGGCATGCTGCTGGCCCGCAACAAGACGCGCCAGGCCATCGAGGACATCGCCGCGCGCATCCGCCCCGGCATGATCGAGGAAGACGCCGTCGCCATGGCCAAGCAGACCCTGATCGACGCCGGCCTGGCGCTCAGCTGGCACCCCACCCGCGTGCGCTTCGGCGCCAACACCATGAAGGCCATGCGCCAGGCGTCCGCGCCCGGCGTGGCGCTGGGCGAACACGACATCTTCTTTCTCGATATCGCCCCGCGCCTGGACGCCTGGGAAGGCGATGGCGGCAAGAGCTACGTGGTGGGCGACGACCCCGGGCAGGCGCGCTGCGCGCGCGACGCCGAGGCGCTGTTCCACGACGTGCGCGGCGTCTGGCTGCGCGAACAGCTGAGCGGGCAGGCGCTATACGCCTACGCCGACCGCCAGGCGCGCGCCATGGGCTGGGAACTGAATTTCGACCTGCCCGGCCACCGCGTGTCCGACTTCCCGCACGCGGCGATCCACACCGGCTCGCTCGCCGACCTGGCGATCAGCCCGTCGGCGATGCGCTGGATCCTGGAGATCCACCTGCGCGATCCGCAGGGCCGCTACGGCGCGTTCTTCGAGGACATGCTGCTGGACGACGCGCACTATCCGGCGTGA